A window from Trichomycterus rosablanca isolate fTriRos1 chromosome 21, fTriRos1.hap1, whole genome shotgun sequence encodes these proteins:
- the atp8b5a gene encoding phospholipid-transporting ATPase ID — protein sequence MSFFGLDCVKKKEKETERKIQANDREYNSTFKYATNGIKTSKYNVLTFLPLNLFEQFQRIANAYFLCLLVLQVIPAISSLSWFTTVVPLALVLIITAVKDAIDDIHRHRSDRQVNNRKAEVLIDGELRSEKWMNVKVGDIIKLQNNQFVTADLLLLSSSEPLNLVYIETAELDGETNLKVKQALTVTGDMGGSIEALAAFKGEVCCEPPNNRLDRFSGTLVWKGHKHPLDNQSVLLRGCTLRNTAWCFGLVLFAGPETKLMQNCGKSTFKRTSIDRLMNVLVLFIFGFLVLMCVILAVGHGIWEHFERRFTTFIPREKNVGASFSAFLTFWSYIIILNTVVPISLYVSMEVIRLGNSYYINWDRKMYHERSDTPAEARTTTLNEELGQISYVFSDKTGTLTQNIMNFTKCTISGKTYGDVIDHYTGQRLEISEDMLPVDFTFNRLADPKFQFYDAALLEAVKLGTPQVHAFFRLLALCHTVMPGETNNELVYQAQSPDEGALVTAARNFGFVFRSRSPESLCVEELGEERSYHLLAILDFNNVRKRMSVIVRSPEGKLSLYCKGADTIIYERLHTSCSKLMEVTTEHLNEFAGEGLRTLVLAYKDLDEQYFSEWKQRHHEASTALDQREEKLNDLYEEIEKDLQLIGATAIEDKLQDGVPQTIEQLAKANIKIWVLTGDKQETAENIGYSCNLLREEMDDIFIVSAKSHDAVRKELRNARAKMSPNSGEDASFISESILGNEPKVVHDENVNGEYGLVISGHSLVYALDSSMELEFLRTACMCKTVICCRVTPLQKAQVVELVKKYKRAVTLAIGDGANDVSMIKTAHIGVGISGQEGMQAVLSSDFSFAQFRYLQRLLLVHGRWSYLRMCKFLRYFFYKNFTFTFVHFWYAFFCGFSAQTVYDQGFIALYNLMYTALPVLGLGLFDQDVNEGWSLEFPQLYRPGQLSMFFNKGTFMKCALHSCYSSLVLFFVPYAALHDTADYQSFTLLTQTCLIITVCVQLGLDLSYWTAVNHLFVWGSLGMFFLVTFSMQSDGVHTLHPASFSFVGTAQNTLKHKNVWLTIFLTVVLCVLPVLLHRFLFSQISPTINDKVRFMVHQMKAKLPPPRRRTKIRRSSTRRSGYAFSHAQGYGDLVTSKRFLRRQAPPRSTGFTPTGRTAWYSPMGKQQNSKQEVEPTELQRYRVVNDSVL from the exons ATGTCGTTCTTCGGTTTGGACTGTGTGAAGAAGAAAGAGAAGG AGACGGAGAGGAAAATCCAGGCCAACGACAGGGAATACAACTCCACCTTCAAATACGCT accAACGGCATCAAAACCTCCAAGTACAACGTCCTCACCTTCCTTCCTCTCAACCTGTTCGAACAGTTCCAGAGAATCGCCAACGCCTACTTCCTGTGCCTGCTGGTCCTCCAG GTGATTCCTGCCATCTCGTCTCTGTCCTGGTTCACCACCGTCGTACCTCTGGCTCTGGTGCTCATCATCACCGCAGTCAAAGATGCAATCGATGATATT CATCGACACAGGAGCGACAGGCAGGTGAACAACCGGAAAGCAGAGGTGCTCATCGATGGAGA gCTGAGGAGTGAGAAATGGATGAATGTTAAAGTTGGCGACATCATCAAGCTGCAGAACAACCAGTTTGTGACA GCGGATCTTCTCCTCCTGTCCAGCAGTGAACCTCTTAACCTGGTGTACATCGAGACTGCTGAGCtggatgg ggagaCTAATCTGAAGGTGAAGCAGGCTCTGACAGTAACGGGAGATATGGGTGGAAGCATCGAGGCTCTGGCTGCGTTTAAAG gggaggTGTGCTGTGAGCCTCCTAACAACCGCTTGGACCGTTTTTCGGGGACGCTGGTGTGGAAGGGACACAAACACCCGCTGGATAACCAGAGTGTCCTGCTGAGGGGGTGCACCCTCCGAAATACGGCCTGGTGCTTCGGCCTGGTGCTGTTCGCtg GACCTGAAACCAAGCTCATGCAGAATTGTGGGAAATCCACTTTCAAAAGGACGAGTATCGACCGTCTGATGAACGTCCTCGTGCTGTTC ATCTTCGGGTTCCTGGTGCTGATGTGCGTGATCCTGGCTGTGGGTCACGGCATCTGGGAGCACTTTGAGAGACGGTTCACCACCTTCATCCCCCGAGAGAAGAACGTGGGAGCTTCCTTCTCGGCCTTCCTCACCTTCTGGTCCTACATCATCATCCTCAACACCGTGGTTCCCATCTCGCTCTACGTCAG tatggAGGTGATCAGGTTAGGGAACAGCTACTACATTAACTGGGACAGGAAGATGTATCACGAGCGCAGCGACACGCCCGCTGAGGCTCGCACCACCACCCTGAACGAGGAGCTGGGCCAGATCAGCTACGTCTTCTCCGACAAGACCGGAACCCTCACTCAGAACATCATGAACTTCACCAAGTGCACCATCAGCGGCAAGACctacg GTGATGTGATCGATCACTACACAGGACAGAGGCTGGAGATCTCAGAG gacaTGCTCCCTGTGGATTTCACCTTTAACCGTCTGGCTGATCCGAAGTTCCAGTTCTACgatgcagctctgctggaggcgGTGAAGCTCGGCACCCCTCAGGTTCACGCCTTCTTCAGGCTGCTGGCTCTCTGCCACACCGTCATGCCCGGCGAGACCAacaacg AGTTGGTGTACCAGGCTCAGTCTCCAGACGAGGGCGCTCTGGTGACGGCGGCCCGTAACTTTGGCTTCGTGTTCCGCTCTCGTTCGCCGGAGTCTCTGTGTGTGGAGGAGCTGGGTGAGGAACGCTCCTACCATCTGCTCGCCATCCTGGACTTCAACAACGTCCGCAAGAGGATGTCCGTCATCG tacggAGTCCGGAGGGAAAACTCTCTCTGTACTGTAAAGGAGCCGACACCATCATCTACGAGCGACTCCACACGTCCTGCAGCAAACTGATGGAGGTCACCACAGAGCACCTCAAC gagtttgCAGGTGAGGGTCTGCGTACACTAGTTTTGGCCTATAAGGATCTGGATGAACAGTATTTCTCAGAGTGGAAACAGCGCCACCATGAGGCGAGTACAGCTCTGGATCAACGAGAGGAGAAACTCAACGATCTGTATGAAGAGATAGAGAAAgatctacag ttaattggagctacagcTATAGAAGATAAGCTCCAGGATGGAGTACCTCAGACCATCGAGCAGCTGGCCAAGGCCAACATCAAGATCTGGGTTCTGACTGGAGACAAGCAAg AGACGGCGGAGAACATCGGCTACTCCTGCAACCTGCTGCGAGAGGAGATGGACGACATCTTCATCGTCTCAGCCAAGTCACATGATGCGGTCAGGAAGGAGCTCAG GAACGCTCGGGCCAAGATGAGTCCAAACTCAGGAGAGGACGCGTCCTTCATCTCAGAGAGCATTCTGGGTAACGAGCCCAAAGTGGTGCACGATGAGAATGTGAATGGAGAGTACGGCTTGGTCATCAGCGGCCACAGTCTG gtgtacGCTCTGGACAGCAGTATGGAGCTGGAGTTCCTGCGGACGGCGTGCATGTGTAAGACGGTGATCTGCTGCCGGGTCACGCCCTTACAGAAAGCTCAGGTGGTGGAGCTGGTTAAGAAATATAAACGAGCCGTCACGCTGGCCATCGGGGACGGTGCCAACGACGTGAGCATGATCAAGA CGGCACATATCGGGGTGGGCATCAGCGGGCAGGAGGGCATGCAGGCGGTCCTCTCCAGTGATTTCTCCTTCGCTCAGTTCCGTTACCTGCAGCGCCTCCTGCTGGTGCACGGCCGCTGGTCCTACCTGCGCATGTGCAAGTTCCTGCGCTACTTCTTCTACAAGAACTTCACCTTCACCTTCGTGCACTTCTGGTACGCCTTCTTCTGCGGCTTCTCCGCCCAG ACGGTGTATGATCAGGGCTTCATCGCTCTGTATAACCTGATGTACACCGCGCTGCCCGTGCTGGGATTGGGACTTTTCGACCAG GATGTGAATGAGGGCTGGAGTTTGGAGTTCCCTCAGCTGTACCGGCCGGGGCAGCTCAGCATGTTCTTTAATAAAGGAACGTTTATGAAGTGTGCCCTGCACAGCTGCTACAGCTCGCTGGTTCTGTTCTTCGTGCCCTACGCTGCCCTGCACGACACGGCCGACTACCAGTCCTTCACCCTGCTCACCCAGacctgcctcatcatcaccgtGTGTGTTCAG TTGGGGTTGGATTTGTCCTACTGGACGGCGGTGAATCACCTGTTCGTGTGGGGCAGTTTGGGGATGTTCTTCCTGGTCACCTTCTCCATGCAGAGTGACGGCGTGCACACACTCCACCCGGCTTCATTCTCCTTCGTAG GTACGGCCCAGAACACCCTGAAGCACAAGAACGTTTGGCTCACCATCTTCCTGACcgtggtgctgtgtgtgttacCGGTGCTGCTTCACCGATTCCTGTTCAGTCAGATCAGCCCTACCATCAACGataag GTGAGGTTCATGGTGCACCAGATGAAGGCTAAACTTCCTCCTCCTCGCCGCCGCACCAAGATCCGCCGCTCCAGCACCCGCCGCTCGGGTTACGCCTTCTCTCACGCCCAGGGCTACGGCGACCTCGTCACCTCCAAACGCTTCCTGCGCCGCCAGGCTCCGCCCCGCTCCACGGGGTTCACGCCCACGGGCCGCACCGCTTGGTACAGCCCGATGGGTAAACAGCAGAACTCCAAACAGGAAGTGGAACCCACGGAGCTTCAGCGTTACCGTGTCGTTAATGACTCCGTCCTCTGA